A genome region from Triticum aestivum cultivar Chinese Spring chromosome 2B, IWGSC CS RefSeq v2.1, whole genome shotgun sequence includes the following:
- the LOC123041617 gene encoding benzyl alcohol O-benzoyltransferase, translating to MAATSLAFVARRGEPELVAPAGPTPHELKRLSDLDDQESLRFYRSVIYFYRGHPSRARADPARVIRQGLAAALVHYYPIAGRLRELPGRKLAVDCTGEGVSFVEADADVALDEFGDTLCPPVPCAGQLLCLPESNSAVVVDRPLLYVQVTRLRCGGFVFGIQVCHNLVDAPGVTQFLQAVGELASGMEAPSVRPVWARELLDARDPPCPNYQHPEYELAADAANDRLRPGGELVHRAFLFGPEELSSLRDQLPPRMRSRCSRFLLLSAFAWRCRTAALGYEPGDEVRFMFVVNARGKRGCPLPEGFYGNALTFGVARTTAGELCSGPLGRAVELIVAAKARVAPDDYAQSVADALVLRGRPRFTTAWTYLVTDLTKSNLHEVDLGWGLPVYGGPATTTLATFHIPAAAQRNWAAR from the exons ATGGCCGCCACGTCCCTGGCTTTCGTGGCGCGCCGCGGCGAGCCGGAGCTGGTCGCGCCGGCCGGGCCGACGCCGCATGAGCTCAAGCGGCTCTCGGACCTCGACGACCAGGAGAGCCTGCGGTTCTACCGCTCAGTCATCTACTTCTACCGGGGCCACCCATCGCGGGCGCGCGCCGACCCGGCCAGGGTCATACGTCAGGGCCTGGCCGCGGCGCTCGTGCACTACTACCCCATCGCCGGGCGGCTCCGCGAGCTGCCCGGTAGGAAGCTCGCGGTGGACTGCACCGGCGAGGGGGTGTCGTTCGTCGAGGCCGACGCGGACGTCGCGTTGGACGAGTTCGGCGACACGCTGTGCCCGCCGGTCCCTTGCGCcggccagctcctgtgcttgccggAGAGCAACTCCGCCGTCGTTGTCGATCGTCCACTGCTCTACGTTCAA GTGACGAGGTTGAGGTGCGGAGGCTTCGTGTTCGGCATCCAGGTGTGCCATAACCTGGTGGACGCGCCGGGCGTCACGCAGTTCCTGCAGGCCGTCGGTGAGCTGGCGAGCGGCATGGAGGCGCCAAGCGTGCGGCCGGTGTGGGCAAGGGAGCTGCTCGACGCGCGCGACCCACCGTGCCCCAACTACCAACACCCCGAGTACGAGCTCGCGGCCGACGCGGCCAACGACAGGCTCCGTCCGGGCGGCGAGCTCGTGCACCGGGCATTCCTCTTCGGCCCCGAGGAGTTGTCCTCGCTGAGGGACCAGCTACCGCCGCGGATGAGGTCGCGGTGCTCCCGGTTCCTGCTCCTGTCGGCGTTCGCGTGGCGCTGCCGGACCGCGGCGCTCGGGTACGAGCCCGGCGACGAGGTGCGGTTCATGTTCGTGGTGAACGCCCGCGGGAAGCGCGGCTGCCCGCTCCCCGAGGGGTTCTACGGGAACGCGCTCACCTTCGGCGTGGCGCGGACGACGGCCGGCGAGCTCTGCTCGGGACCGCTGGGCCGCGCCGTGGAGCTGATCGTGGCTGCCAAGGCGCGGGTCGCGCCCGACGACTACGCGCAGTCGGTGGCCGACGCGCTGGTGCTGCGCGGGCGGCCGCGGTTCACGACGGCGTGGACGTATCTTGTGACGGATCTGACTAAGTCGAACCTGCACGAGGTGGACCTCGGGTGGGGCCTTCCGGTGTACGGCGGGCCGGCCACGACGACGCTGGCCACGTTCCACATTCCTGCGGCGGCCCAGCGGAATTGGGCCGCGCGCTAA